The genomic stretch AAGGTACAGGATTCACCTATTTCTTCCACAATCCCAGCGACATCATAACCAAGTATTTTGGGCTGTTCTTCTTTTTTATCTTTCGGTGCTCGGACCTTTGTATCTACGGGATTTACAGAGATCGCCTTTACCTTTACTAGCAAATCTCGGCCGGAGGGAGCTCTTTTTTCTATGGTTATGTCCACGAGACTCTCTGGATCTTCAATAGGTAAATAATGATACAAACCTACCGCTTTCATTAGCTGATTTGACATGATAAATCCTCTCCTTTTTGCATATATTCTTCATTCTCTCATTATATACTTCCTATATTACTAACCATGTTCTCGCAGAGCTATGCAGTGATGATTTTCACGGAGGCAATCTATTAAGATCGTATGTTTATGATTAATGATTCTTATAAATAGGGTAACAAGAGGAAGGAGGGATGCATAGATGATCGCCATTACACATATTGGATTATCCGTTCCGGATTTAGATCAAGCGATACGTTGGTATGAAGAAGTGCTCGGTTTTGAAAAAATAGCAGGTCCCTACTCTTTCGATCAAAAAAGCGAGAATGAGTATAACATGACGAACGATCTTCAAGGACAAGAAGTACGAAAAATGCGAAATGCTCATTTAACTTGCGGGAATCAGGTGGGCCTTGAGTTGTTTGAATTCGTAGAACCAAGAAGAACACAGATGCCAAAGGGAAAATATGATGGGTTCTTTCATCTTTGTCTGCTGGTAGACGATATGGAAGCGGTGGCTAACCGGATTGAGGCGGCAGGCGGTAAAAAGACAAGTGAGCTGTGGAATACGAGGAAAGGTAAACCTTATTACCTGCAGTACTGCGAAGATCCATTCGGAAATATTCTAGAATTATATAACAAAAGTACGGAACTAATGTATGGAAATAAAGAAAACTAACTTACTATCTAAGAGAACGATCTATGAGAACGATCTAAAAGAATATGAGAACGATCTAAAAGACTATGAGAACGATCTATGAGATATAAAGAGAACTTCCACTCGGGTCATGGACCTGATTTAGTGGGAGTTTTTTTATTTTGGATACGAATAGGGGTTCCTAATAAGGTTTATCAGCTTAACTAATAAGTGCTATAAGATGATTCTAATTGACCAGGTATTAACAGCTGTGGTAGTTTCAGTATAGATAAATAATTCTGATGAACTTACTGAGAATTAAATTCAATCATCCGAGGTGGATCTTATTGGAACTTCAGGCGAATAACAGCCCATTTACTCAGGAACAGACCGAACTACTCAATCGTTTATTACCTACTCTATCACAAACACAACTCATTTGGCTAAGTGGATATTTTACTGCCAAACAATCTGCTGGAACTCAAGTTGTTTCTAGTGATGCACCAAGCAGTTCAGTTTCTCCAGTCATTGAGACTTCAGCTCCTGCAGCTGCAGTTAGTAAGGACATTACCGTATTATTTGGTTCTCAAACAGGTAACAGCAGCGGCCTGGCTAAAAAAATGACGAAAAAACTGGAGGAGCAAGGATTCCAAGTGAATCTGAGCTCGATGAGTGATTTTAAGACAAACCAACTTAAAAAACTTCAAAACCTCCTCATTGTAGTCAGTACTCATGGAGAAGGGGAACCGCCGGATAGTGCGATTGCATTCCATGAGTTTTTGAATAGTAAACGTGCACCGAAGCTTGAACAGTTGAAATATTCCGTTCTTGCGCTCGGGGATACATCTTATGAGTTCTTCTGCCAAACAGGTAAAGACTTTGATACACGCCTTGAAGAACTTGGGGCTAGTCGTCTGACACCGCGTATCGATTGTGATGTTGATTTTGAAGAGCCTGCTGCGGATTGGATGAGTCAGGTGCTAGAATCTCTTGGTGAGAAATCGGCCGCTAATCTAGTAAGTGTCAGCAGTGTAGGCGCAGCAGCATCAGTGTCCGCAGAATCTGAGTATAGCCGTTCCAATCCATTCCATGCGGAAGTACTTGAGAATCTGAATCTGAACGGACGGGGTTCAGACCGGGAAACAAGGCATTTGGAATTATCTCTGGAAGGTTCGGGGCTTACTTATCAGGCAGGCGACAGTCTCGGTATTTATCCGCAGAATCACCCGCAGCTCGTTGAAGATATTATCTCAGCTTCGGGATGGAACGCAGAAGAACTGGTGCCTTTATCCAAAAATAAAGGCGAAGTTTCATTAAGAGAAGCTCTTCGATCTCATTATGAAATTACGGTTCTTACCAAACCGCTGCTTGAGCAGATTGTGAAGATTACAGCCAATGCTGAACTTAGAAAACTGCTTGAACCAGGCAATGAACAACAGCTCCGCAGTTATATTTCGGAACACGATTTACTTGATCTTATACAGGATTATAAACTCGAAGGCGTATCTGCTAAAGACTTGGTGTCTGTGCTTCGTAAAGTTCCAGCTAGACTGTACTCAATAGCAAGCAGTCCAAGTGCTTATCCAGATGAAGTGCATTTGACGGTGCGTACGGTTCGCTATGAACACAAAGGACGTAATCGGTACGGCGTATGCTCCACACAGCTGGCAGAACGGATTCAGCCAGGAGAGACATTACCTGTTTTTATCCAGCAAAATGATGGCTTTAAGCTTCCTGATAACCCTGATGCGCCGATCATCATGATTGGACCTGGTACGGGGGTTGCGCCGTTTAGAGCATTTCTCGGTGAAAGAGAAGAAAGCGGCAGCGAGGGCAAGAACTGGCTCTTTTATGGAGATCAGCATTTTGCAACCGACTTTCTCTATCAAGTGGAATGGCAGCGCTGGCTTGCAGACGGAATCCTTACCAATATGGATGTTGCCTTCTCCCGTGACACGGATCAGAAAGTATATGTTCAGCACCGGATGCAGGAAAGAAGCCGGGAAATTTATGAGTGGCTGCAAGAAGGTGCATACATCTATGTGTGCGGGGATGAGAAAAAGATGGCACACGACGTTCATTCCACACTTGCTGCTATCCTGGTACAAGAAGGCGGCATGACGATGGAACAAGCAACCGATTATCTGATAGAGCTTCAACAGCAAAAACGATACCAGCGTGATGTCTATTAAGCCGACGGCTTTTATAGATACGAGAGGAGATTCCAGCATGGCTATAAATGAACTTTATCCACCTCAGAATGCGCCTCACAGTGATGTAGAGGATATTAAACGCCGCAGTGATTTTTTAAGAGGAAGTCTTGTCCAGACTTTACAAGATCCAATCACCGGATCCATTCCAGAAGATGATAACCGGTTAATGAAGCACCACGGAAGTTATATGCAGGATGATCGTGACTTGCGTAATGAGCGTGCTAAACAAAAGCTTGAACCGGCATATCAGTTCATGCTTCGTGTTCGCGCCTCAGGCGGAGTAGTCACGCCGGAACAGTGGCTGATGATGGACCGTATCTCCCATAAGTATGGTAATGACACGATCCGATTAACCACTCGTCAGTCTTTCCAGCTGCATGGTGTACTAAAGTGGAATCTAAAGAATACCATTCGTGAAGTAAACGATGCACTGCTCAGTACCTTGGCAGCGTGCGGGGATGTAAACCGGAATGTAATGTGTAATCCGAACCCTTATCAATCTGAAGTACATGAAGAAGTATATGAGTGGGCTCGCAAAGTAAGTGAGCATCTTGATCCCAAAACGCGTGCTTACCACGAAATCTGGCTCGATGAAGAGAAAATTATCGACAGCCGTGACAACGAATGGGAACAAGAACCGATTTATGGAGCTGTATACTTACCGCGGAAGTTTAAGATCGGCATAGCGGTACCTCCATCCAATGATGTCGATGTATTTTCACAAGATTTAGGTCTGATTGCTATCGTAGAAGATGGAAAACTGAAAGGATTTAATGTCTCTGTCGGCGGCGGGATGGGAATGTCCCACGGGGATACGAAGACGTATCCGCAAGTTGGGAAGGTCATTGGTTTCTGCACGCCGGAACAAATGGTTGATATTGCTGAGAAGATTGTAACCATTCAGCGGGACTACGGAGATCGTGCGGTCCGGAAACATGCTCGTTTTAAATATACGATTGATGACCGCGGTATCGACTGGCTGAAGAATGAATTAACTGCACGACTGGGTTATTCGCTGGAAGAAGCAAGACCTTATGAATTTGATCATAACGGCGACCGTTACGGCTGGATTCAAGGGAGCAATGGAAAGTGGCACTTTACGCTGTTTATCCAGAATGGCCGTATCGTAGATCTTGAGGATTATCCGCTTATGACAGGACTTCGAGAAATTGCCAAGATCCACAAAGGTGATTTCCGCTTAACGGCGAATCAAAACCTGATTATTGGGAATGTAGGGAACAAGAGTAAGAAGAAGATTGAAAAATTGATTCAGGAATACAAGCTCACAGATGGACTTCATTATTCTGCTCTTCGCAGAAGCTCAATGGCTTGTGTTGCGCTTCCTACCTGCGGACTCGCTATGGCGGAATCGGAGCGTTATTTACCTTCCTTAATGGATAAAATCGAGCCTATGCTTGAGCGCAACGGCCTTCGCGATAAAGAAATTGTGATTCGGATGACCGGCTGCCCGAATGGATGTGCTCGTCCGATGCTCGCAGAACTTTCGTTTATTGGAAAGGGTCCTGGCAAATACAATATGTATTTAGGCGGAGCCCATAACGGATCCCGTCTAAACAAGCTTTATAAGGAAAACATCGGAGAAACCGAGATTTTGGAATCTCTTGAGCCGATCATTGCAAGATATGCTGTTGAACGTTATGATGGGGAGCATTTTGGTGATTTTGTGATCCGTGCGGAATACGTAGATGCGGTATATGATGGTCAGCAATTTCATGCATAATTTACAGCACTGATTCAGATGAAGAGCAGTTCGCCGGTTTAATCCGGGGGGCTGTTTTTTTATGCGGAAGCCTGTCAGTTCAATAAAAAGCATTCTTCACGTATAATAGGGTAGCATATGTTATTGTGGATTCAGGAACGTCATCCATATCCTTTATGTTCTTGCATCGCAGTGGACCATTTGCCTATTTTACATCATTCATCTAAGGACGTGTTACCGTGGCAGATCCGCTTAAAAATGTATATGATGAAGCTTTTTTACTTCAGTTAGGTCGAAAGATATCAGCTGCCTATCCTCCTTTTCAAATAGATTCTTTCCTTCAACAAGTGATGGATGAGAGCTATGAGGCAAAAGCTTTAAAAGAACGAATCCGTACAATTACGATTGCAATGGGGACCTTTTTACCTGAACGTTATGAGGATGCGATCCAAATCTTATGTACCGTGAGCGAATCTTGCTCCGGTTTCCCCTACCTCATCATGCCGGACTTTGTGGAGGTCTTTGGTCAAGAGGAACAGCACTGGGACCTATCCATGCAGGCGTTAGAGAAATTTACTCAGCAGTCCTCTGCGGAGTTTGCAGTAAGGCCATTTATTATCCGCCATCCGGAGAAGATGATGGAACAAATGATGAAATGGTCTTTACATCCTGTTGACCATGTAAGACGTTTAGCTAGTGAAGGATGCAGACCCAGACTGCCTTGGGGACAGGCGCTTACCTTGTTCAAACAAGATCCTGCTCCGATTCTCCCGATTCTAGAACAATTAAAAGCCGATCCTTCTCTATATGTACGTAAGAGTGTTGCGAATAACTTAAATGATATAGCCAAAGATCACCCGAATATCGTCATAGAAACGGCGCGTAAATGGATGGGGCAACATCCCTATACGGACTGGATTGTAAGACACGGCTGCAGAACACTAATCCGTAAAGCAGAACCAGAAGTGATGGCTCTTTTCGGATATGCTGAATCAGTGGAAGGGATAGAATTAGTAACGGAGGCAGAGATTACGGCGAGTCCAGCGGCCTTACATATCGGAGAGAACGGGAATCTTAGTTATAACCTAAGGGTAAGGGAGGGTGATCCTGCGCGGCTGCGTATCGAGTATGGTATCGATTTTGTGAAGTCTAGCGGACAAGTTTCACGTAAGAAGTTTCTATTGTCTGATAAAACGGTTGCTGGAGGAACACGTATCAGCGGATCTAGAAAACATCGCTGGGCTGATCTAACAACCCGCAAGCATTATGCAGGGGTTCACCGAATCGTACTTCTCATTAATGGGAAGGAAGCAGCTTCTACGGAGGTTAATTTGAAGCCTCCTATCTCCAAAGATGAACTCATTTGAAATAATAACCTGCGACTGAGACTGCTCAACCTCATTGAGCAGTCTTTTTTACGTCAATTACATCAACTTGGGGTAGGTTCCGTTTGTTGAATTAGCTCTGCAGGATATGCTAGCTTTGTTTTTTTAGATGAAGATGAGCAAAAGGACACTTGGACTCTGCCGTCGAAGTATTATCATCGTTTAGAAAATACTGCTTCCATTCATAGTTATCCTGACTTCCGTAAGATTGGAGATCGGGGTGAATACCCACCTCATCATAAGCTTCGATTCGTTCTCTTATTTTTGTTTTGATCTGGGCAGCGGTTTGAAGATTGGAATTAAACTCGGTAAGTACCCAGCGCGGCGTTATCGCATATATAAAATACGGGAAATAGCGGCTTTGTCTGTGATCGTGTGCGGGGGTTGCGCAGTACATAAAATACTGTTCGCCCGCATAACAATATTCCCATACATGATGGTTCGGATCGTTTGGGATATGAGAGGGCCATTCTTCATGATCCCTGCTGCTAACTTTACTTAGGACGTCCCAGAACAATTGACGATAATCAGAGACTTGGTAGTTCTTTTGTATGTCTGGTGGAGTATCAAAAAAAGCGATTAATGAAGTGTACTTACCAAATGATTGAGACTGCTTTCCATACATACTCAGCAGTTCAGCAAGCTCATCCGCTGCCTGATCGGACCTTGGATCACTAAGAAAACCATATCTAAAGTGATTCAGTTTAAATCCTATCGTAGCAGGTATACAAGGAAACTTATGTGTCTTATCTGTCATTTTCGATTCAAAAAGTTGAAAGGCATCTTGCTGCCATTTCCCTAGTGACAATGTGTTTAGTTTTTCCTTCTCAAACAAGAGCATGTATGACTTCCTCCTTTGTTGCTAACGTATTAAGGAAGATCATTATGTGTGTATGTCCTATCTATTTCGTTCTAACCATGGAAGGGATGAATATATGATCTTAACCTTCATTATTGCTTGTGAAATTGGATTTTGGATATTTGTACTGGGCGGTCTCTGCTGCAGGTATGTATTACAGAAGAAAAGACTCGGGAATATACTTCTCTTCGGCACTCCGGTCATTGATCTTGCACTGCTTGTTGCTACGGTCATTAGTCTTCAAAATGGAGCGCAAGCAACGACTGCTCATGCACTAGCTGCTGTATATATTGGAGTGTCGATTGGGCTCGGACACCGCATGATTAAATGGATGGATCAGAGGTTTATGTATTGGTTTGCCAAAGGACCAAAACCACAGAAAAAGTATGGAAAAGAACATGCGAGAGATGAAATCCGTGGCTTTGCCGCCCATTTGGTGTCATGGATGATCGGCTGCTTGCTGCTATACGGTATGATGATCTGGATAAATAATGAGGTGAATACGGAACCTTTCCGAGAAACGGTTAAGATCTGGTCTACTATCCTTATTATCGATCTATTAATCAGTGCAAGTTATACGCTGTGGCCCCGCCTTGAAAAGGAGAGTAAAACAAATAATTAGCTGAAAATGGGATGACAATGTAGGAGGATGCCAAGAGGCATTCTTTTTTTATTATATTGTGTTTTGATCTAAACATTATGAATGTATTTACATATAAAAATGAGGGCCTTTTATGAAAAAGCGTTACTGTTCTGATCTGGAAGGGTAAAGAGTATCAGATGCAAGATCGGGCTCAGATTCCTGTTTGCCTCAAGAATATACTAGAAAAGGATGAGGATACATGAAAAAGACAATTGCTGATGCAGTAGTAGATTCTCTTATCAATGCAGGAGTGAAACGAATTTATGGAATCGTTGGCGATTCTTTGAATGCGGTACTCGACTCCGTTCGAAGATCGGGAAAAATTGAGTGGATCCATGTACGGCATGAAGAAGTAGCTGCTTTTGCGGCAGGGGCGGATGCGGAACTAGAAGGAAGTATTGCTGTATGTGCGGGGAGCAGCGGACCTGGGAATCTCCATCTTATTAATGGACTCTATGATTGTTATCGCAATCGTGTTCCCGTACTGGCTTTGGCTGCCCATATACCAAGTGATGAGATCGGCAGCGGGTATTTTCAGGAGACTCATCCAGAGCAAATATTCCAGGAGTGCAGTGAATTCTGCGAAGTCATTATGACAAAGAAACAAATGCCTCGAACGATTTCGATGGCGATTCAGACGGCGGTTGCGAATTCTACAGTATCTGTGGTTATTCTGCCGGGAGATATCGCGGCTCTTGAAGCAGGCGAAGATGAGGTACCCGATCAAATTTTGTATTCTACGAAACCGGTCATCCATCCTTCTGAAGAGGAACTTATGGCTCTAGCCGGCTATTTAAATGCAGGTAAAAAGGTAACTCTACTTTGCGGTGCAGGAGCGAAAGATGCTCGTGAAGAGCTCATGGAGCTTTGTAGTATTTTGAAATCCCCGATGGTAACAGCTTTACGCGGTAAGGAGTATCTAGAAGACAATAATCCATATTTTGTCGGTCTGACCGGACTCCTTGGATACTCTTCTGGTTACAAAGCAGTTATGGACTGCGATGTCCTATTCATGCTTGGCACAGACTTCCCTTATCGTCAGTTTTATCCCGAAAATGCAGCCATACTCCAAGTAGATATCGAGGCATCTCATTTAGGAAGACGCACCCCGCTTACGTACGGATTATGCGGAACGGTAAAAGATACGCTGCAAAAACTTAAGCCTTATCTCACGATAAAAGAAGATACAAAGCATCTTGAGAAGTCTGTAGAACATTATGTGAAAGATCGGAAAGAGCTCGACGGATATGCTGAGTTTAAACCGGGACATACGCCGATCCATCCTCAGTATGTAACTCGACTAATCAATGAAATGGCTTCTGATGATGCCATATTCACTTGTGATGTCGGAACACCTACCGTTTGGGCTGCTCGTTATTTAGAGCTGCACGGTGAGCGTCGTCTATTAGGTTCATTTATTCATGGAACGATGGCAAATGCCTTGCCGCAAGCGATCGGTGCACAGGTAGCCGCTCCGGGCCGCCAAGTGATTTCACTCTCAGGGGATGGCGGGCTTTCGATGCTGCTTGGGGATTTACTCACGCTAAAACAGCATCAGCTTCCTATCAAAGTGATTGTGTATAACAATGATGCGCTTGGTTTTGTGGAACTCGAGATGAAAGCAGCGGGATATTTAGAGACGGGGACAAATCTATCTAATCCAAACTTTGCAGCTGTAGCAAATGGTCTTGGAATTGAAGGGATCAGGGTCGATAAACCAGAAGATCTTCCCGCGGCTTTAGAACGAGCGTTTATGCATAACGGTCCTGTTATTGTAGATGTGGCAGTGAATCGCCAAGAACTGTCTATGCCGCCGAAGATTAGTTTTGAGCAAGCGCAAGGTTTCACCATATGGGCTGCTAAAGCATTACTGAATGGTGAAGGTAACAAAATCATTGATCTTGCGAAAAGTAACCTATTAAGATAATTGGGAAGATAACATGGTGGACATTTCCAAAAACATACTTGACTACTGGGAATAATTGGTTTAATCTATTCTCAATAGCGAAGCCGATTGGACAACCAAAGGCTCTACGTTTCTCTTTTCTTATGATTAGAGAAGCCTAGAGCCTTTTTTTGTATATCTGCAAAGCTTAAATATGCTGATACATAGGACCGAGAGGAGATAGATACATGGGACACCCCACAATTTATCCGACAGGAACCACCGTTTATTTACCTAATAAAGCATGGAGTGGTTACACGATCTTCCAAGCTGCAGATACGGGTGCTTTGCTCATTGATATGAATGGGAGAGAAGTGCGCTTATGGAAAGGGCTTAGGGGTTTCCCGAATAAACTGTTCCCGGGAGGTTATGTTCTGGGAAGTACGGCAGAGCGAGATCCAAAGTATGGATTTCAGGATGAAGCCAATTTGGTACAAGTGGATTGGGACGGTAATGTAGTATGGAAATTCGACCATTATGAGTGGATTGAAGATCCTAGACACAGCGGGGAATGGATGGCTCGTCAGCATCATGATTATCAGCGTGAAGGAAGTTCTGTAGGATACTATGCTCCTAATCAGGAGCCGAAGATTGACTCGGGTAACACCCTCATTTTGGCCCATAAAAATGTGAACCGCCCTGAAATATCGGATATCGAACTGCTGGATGATACCATTATTGAAGTTGATTATGAAGGTAATATCGTGTGGGAATGGTCTGTTAGTGATCATTTCGATGAACTTGGATTTGATGAGGAAGCAAAACAAGCGATTTATAAAGATCCCAACACTCGGGGATTTGGTGAACATGCGGGGGACTGGATGCATATTAACTCCGTCTCGGTTCTTGGACCTAACAAACATTATGATGCGGGTGACCAGCGTTTTCATCCAGATAACATCATATGGGATGCTAGAGAGTCGAATATTATTGCCATTATTGATAAAACATCTGGAAAAATCGTCTGGCAGCTCGGTCCAAACTATGATACAGCAGAAACGAAGCATATTGGCTGGATTATCGGTCAACATCATGCTCATCTTGTACCCAAAGGTCTTCCTGGAGAAGGAAATATCCTTATCTTTGATAATGGGGGCTGGGGTGGTTATGGCCGGCCTGGCAAAGTATCCGCTGATGGGCTAAAAGTAGCTCGCCGTGATTACTCACGCGTCCTTGAGATTAATCGTGTTACTCTTGAGATCGAATGGCAATACACGCCTACAGAAGCAGGATTTGTTGCTCCGCTGGATTCGTACCGATTCTATAGTCCTTATATCAGCTCTGCACAGCGTTTGCCAAATGGAAATACGCTGATTACAGAGGGAGCAGATGGGCGAATATTTGAGGTAACAAGAGATCATGAACTGGTATGGGAATATATTTCTCCTTATAAAAATAAACGCAATGCTAACATGGTATACCGTGCTTACCGAGTCCCTTATGAATGGGTACCACAGCTTGAAATTCCAGTTCAGACGGAGATCGCCCCGATCAGTGTTGCAGATTTCCGCTTGCCTGGTGCTGCGCCAAGAGGGGCTGCCGTTACCGTTGTCATTGAAGGAGCTATTTCTTATGATGAAGGAGCCTTTTGTGTAGCTACAACAGATGAGACGCTGCAAAAAGATACAGATATAGCGGAGGGAACAAATTAGGCGAAGCGTTGTAAACGCAAGTGCTCCTTAATGATCAGTCAGTAAGATAGAATTGATGATTCGAAGCAAACCAAGGTAATAAGGTATAGACAAAGAAGACATAAGCTTACACGTGAGCTTATGTCTTTGTTACGCGCAGGAGCAGGTGAAAGTCTGTATAAAGGGCACGTAAAGCCTGTTCGGCTGAGAGATTCATAATAAAAGATCTGCAGAAATAAAATAAAGCCTCTTTCTCGAAACATACTTGAGAAAGAGGCTTTATTTTAAATTTTGCCTAGTAATAAAAGATTACTCATTATCACAATAACGTTAAT from Paenibacillus polygoni encodes the following:
- a CDS encoding VOC family protein, which produces MIAITHIGLSVPDLDQAIRWYEEVLGFEKIAGPYSFDQKSENEYNMTNDLQGQEVRKMRNAHLTCGNQVGLELFEFVEPRRTQMPKGKYDGFFHLCLLVDDMEAVANRIEAAGGKKTSELWNTRKGKPYYLQYCEDPFGNILELYNKSTELMYGNKEN
- a CDS encoding assimilatory sulfite reductase (NADPH) flavoprotein subunit, which translates into the protein MELQANNSPFTQEQTELLNRLLPTLSQTQLIWLSGYFTAKQSAGTQVVSSDAPSSSVSPVIETSAPAAAVSKDITVLFGSQTGNSSGLAKKMTKKLEEQGFQVNLSSMSDFKTNQLKKLQNLLIVVSTHGEGEPPDSAIAFHEFLNSKRAPKLEQLKYSVLALGDTSYEFFCQTGKDFDTRLEELGASRLTPRIDCDVDFEEPAADWMSQVLESLGEKSAANLVSVSSVGAAASVSAESEYSRSNPFHAEVLENLNLNGRGSDRETRHLELSLEGSGLTYQAGDSLGIYPQNHPQLVEDIISASGWNAEELVPLSKNKGEVSLREALRSHYEITVLTKPLLEQIVKITANAELRKLLEPGNEQQLRSYISEHDLLDLIQDYKLEGVSAKDLVSVLRKVPARLYSIASSPSAYPDEVHLTVRTVRYEHKGRNRYGVCSTQLAERIQPGETLPVFIQQNDGFKLPDNPDAPIIMIGPGTGVAPFRAFLGEREESGSEGKNWLFYGDQHFATDFLYQVEWQRWLADGILTNMDVAFSRDTDQKVYVQHRMQERSREIYEWLQEGAYIYVCGDEKKMAHDVHSTLAAILVQEGGMTMEQATDYLIELQQQKRYQRDVY
- the cysI gene encoding assimilatory sulfite reductase (NADPH) hemoprotein subunit, with translation MAINELYPPQNAPHSDVEDIKRRSDFLRGSLVQTLQDPITGSIPEDDNRLMKHHGSYMQDDRDLRNERAKQKLEPAYQFMLRVRASGGVVTPEQWLMMDRISHKYGNDTIRLTTRQSFQLHGVLKWNLKNTIREVNDALLSTLAACGDVNRNVMCNPNPYQSEVHEEVYEWARKVSEHLDPKTRAYHEIWLDEEKIIDSRDNEWEQEPIYGAVYLPRKFKIGIAVPPSNDVDVFSQDLGLIAIVEDGKLKGFNVSVGGGMGMSHGDTKTYPQVGKVIGFCTPEQMVDIAEKIVTIQRDYGDRAVRKHARFKYTIDDRGIDWLKNELTARLGYSLEEARPYEFDHNGDRYGWIQGSNGKWHFTLFIQNGRIVDLEDYPLMTGLREIAKIHKGDFRLTANQNLIIGNVGNKSKKKIEKLIQEYKLTDGLHYSALRRSSMACVALPTCGLAMAESERYLPSLMDKIEPMLERNGLRDKEIVIRMTGCPNGCARPMLAELSFIGKGPGKYNMYLGGAHNGSRLNKLYKENIGETEILESLEPIIARYAVERYDGEHFGDFVIRAEYVDAVYDGQQFHA
- a CDS encoding YqcI/YcgG family protein, producing MLLFEKEKLNTLSLGKWQQDAFQLFESKMTDKTHKFPCIPATIGFKLNHFRYGFLSDPRSDQAADELAELLSMYGKQSQSFGKYTSLIAFFDTPPDIQKNYQVSDYRQLFWDVLSKVSSRDHEEWPSHIPNDPNHHVWEYCYAGEQYFMYCATPAHDHRQSRYFPYFIYAITPRWVLTEFNSNLQTAAQIKTKIRERIEAYDEVGIHPDLQSYGSQDNYEWKQYFLNDDNTSTAESKCPFAHLHLKKQS
- the poxB gene encoding ubiquinone-dependent pyruvate dehydrogenase, with translation MKKTIADAVVDSLINAGVKRIYGIVGDSLNAVLDSVRRSGKIEWIHVRHEEVAAFAAGADAELEGSIAVCAGSSGPGNLHLINGLYDCYRNRVPVLALAAHIPSDEIGSGYFQETHPEQIFQECSEFCEVIMTKKQMPRTISMAIQTAVANSTVSVVILPGDIAALEAGEDEVPDQILYSTKPVIHPSEEELMALAGYLNAGKKVTLLCGAGAKDAREELMELCSILKSPMVTALRGKEYLEDNNPYFVGLTGLLGYSSGYKAVMDCDVLFMLGTDFPYRQFYPENAAILQVDIEASHLGRRTPLTYGLCGTVKDTLQKLKPYLTIKEDTKHLEKSVEHYVKDRKELDGYAEFKPGHTPIHPQYVTRLINEMASDDAIFTCDVGTPTVWAARYLELHGERRLLGSFIHGTMANALPQAIGAQVAAPGRQVISLSGDGGLSMLLGDLLTLKQHQLPIKVIVYNNDALGFVELEMKAAGYLETGTNLSNPNFAAVANGLGIEGIRVDKPEDLPAALERAFMHNGPVIVDVAVNRQELSMPPKISFEQAQGFTIWAAKALLNGEGNKIIDLAKSNLLR
- a CDS encoding aryl-sulfate sulfotransferase, which produces MGHPTIYPTGTTVYLPNKAWSGYTIFQAADTGALLIDMNGREVRLWKGLRGFPNKLFPGGYVLGSTAERDPKYGFQDEANLVQVDWDGNVVWKFDHYEWIEDPRHSGEWMARQHHDYQREGSSVGYYAPNQEPKIDSGNTLILAHKNVNRPEISDIELLDDTIIEVDYEGNIVWEWSVSDHFDELGFDEEAKQAIYKDPNTRGFGEHAGDWMHINSVSVLGPNKHYDAGDQRFHPDNIIWDARESNIIAIIDKTSGKIVWQLGPNYDTAETKHIGWIIGQHHAHLVPKGLPGEGNILIFDNGGWGGYGRPGKVSADGLKVARRDYSRVLEINRVTLEIEWQYTPTEAGFVAPLDSYRFYSPYISSAQRLPNGNTLITEGADGRIFEVTRDHELVWEYISPYKNKRNANMVYRAYRVPYEWVPQLEIPVQTEIAPISVADFRLPGAAPRGAAVTVVIEGAISYDEGAFCVATTDETLQKDTDIAEGTN